The Saccharomyces mikatae IFO 1815 strain IFO1815 genome assembly, chromosome: 11 genome has a segment encoding these proteins:
- the SPE1 gene encoding ornithine decarboxylase SPE1 (similar to Saccharomyces cerevisiae SPE1 (YKL184W); ancestral locus Anc_4.282) gives MSSTEVDNTLSSSSTTPVDFSNPTSIQKVQYSKDDKELNDLLHGLKNNPGLKKLPHVQAHSAIFQALKSRIGKINNETCDPGEENSFFICDLGEIKRLFNNWMKELPRIKPFYAVKCNPNAKILSLLAELGVNFDCASKVEIDRVLSMNISPDRIIYANPCKVASFIRYAASKSVMKSTFDNVEELYKIKKFHPESQLLLRIATDDSTAQCRLSTKYGCQMDKVDSLLKGIKELGLNLVGVSFHVGSGASDFTSLYKAVRDARTVFDKAANKYDLPPLKILDIGGGFQFESFKESTAILRLALEKYFPIGCGVDIIAEPGRYFVATAFTLASHVIAKRRLSENEAMIYTNDGVYGNMNCILFDHQEPHPKTLYHGSQFHYNDFESTTATLDSINKTRAEYPYKVSIWGPTCDGLDCISKEYYMKHDVVVGDWFYFPDLGAYTSSAATQFNGFDQTADILYIDSEFD, from the coding sequence ATGTCCAGTACTGAAGTAGATAATACTTTATCTAGTTCCAGTACTACGCCTGTGGATTTCTCTAATCCTACGTCTATTCAGAAAGTGCAATATTCCAAAGATGACAAGGAGCTTAATGACCTTCTGCATGgattaaaaaataatccTGGCTTGAAAAAACTACCGCATGTTCAAGCACACTCtgcaatttttcaagcatTGAAGTCTCGTATTGGCAAGATTAATAATGAGACGTGCGATCCCGGTGAAGAGAACTCGTTTTTCATATGTGATTTGGGTGAAATCAAGAGGCTATTTAATAACTGGATGAAAGAGCTTCCAAGAATTAAACCCTTTTACGCCGTCAAATGTAACCCCAACGCCAAGATTCTTTCGTTATTAGCAGAGTTGGGCGTTAATTTCGACTGTGCTTCCAAGGTGGAAATTGACAGAGTATTATCGATGAACATTTCTCCGGATAGAATCATTTACGCTAACCCTTGTAAAGTCGCCTCTTTCATTAGATATGCAGCTTCAAAAAGTGTGATGAAGTCTACTTTTGACAACGTGGAAGAACTGtataagataaagaagtttCATCCTGAGTCTCAATTATTATTAAGAATTGCCACGGATGACTCTACGGCTCAATGCCGGCTCTCAACTAAGTACGGTTGTCAAATGGATAAAGTAGACTCTTTATTGAAGGGTATCAAGGAATTGGGTTTGAACTTGGTTGGTGTCTCATTCCACGTGGGCTCGGGTGCTTCTGATTTCACAAGCTTATATAAAGCGGTTAGAGATGCAAGAACAGTATTTGATAAAGCCGCTAACAAATACGATCTGCCTCCTCTGAAGATTTTAGATATAGGCGGGGGATTCCAATTTGAATCATTCAAGGAATCAACAGCTATTCTGCGTCTCGCCctagaaaaatattttccaatAGGCTGTGGAGTTGATATAATTGCTGAGCCTGGTAGATATTTTGTTGCGACTGCGTTCACTTTGGCTTCTCATGTAATTGCCAAGAGAAGGTTGTCGGAGAATGAAGCTATGATCTACACCAATGATGGCGTTTACGGAAACATGAATTGTATTCTATTCGACCATCAAGAGCCCCATCCAAAAACCTTATATCACGGTTCGCAATTCCACTACAACGATTTTGAATCCACTACCGCGACGCTCGACTCTATCAATAAGACAAGAGCCGAGTATCCATACAAAGTTTCTATTTGGGGTCCTACCTGTGATGGTTTGGATTGTATTTCTAAAGAGTATTACATGAAGCATGATGTTGTCGTGGGTGATTGGTTTTATTTTCCCGACTTGGGCGCATATACTTCATCTGCTGCAACTCAGTTTAATGGGTTTGACCAGACTGCagatatattatatatagaCTCCGAATTTGATTAA
- the FAS1 gene encoding tetrafunctional fatty acid synthase subunit FAS1 (similar to Saccharomyces cerevisiae FAS1 (YKL182W); ancestral locus Anc_4.280), which produces MDSYSTRPLTLSHGSLEHVLLVPTASFFIASQLQEQFNKILPEPTEGFAADDEPTTPAELVGKFLGYVSSLVEPSKVGQFDQVLNLCLTEFENCYLEGNDIHALAAKLLQENDTTLVKTKELIKNYITARIMAKRPFDKKSNSSLFKAVSENSAQLVAIFGGQGNTDDYFEELRDLYQTYHVLVGDLIKFSAETLSELIRTTLDAEKVFTQGLNILEWLETPSNTPDKDYLLSIPISCPLIGVIQLAHYVVTAKLLGFTPGELRSYLKGATGHSQGLVTAVAIAETDSWESFFVSVRKAITVLFFIGVRCYEAYPNTSLPPSILEDSLENNEGVPSPMLSISNLTQEQVQDYVNKTNSHLPAGKQVEISLVNGAKNLVVSGPPQSLYGLNLTLRKAKAPSGLDQSRIPFSERKLKFSNRFLPVASPFHSHLLVPASDLINKDLIKNNVCFNAKDIQIPVYDTFDGSDLRVLSGSISERIVDCIIRLPVKWETTTQFKATHILDFGPGGASGLGVLTHRNKDGTGVRVIVAGTLDINPEDDYGFKQEIFDVTSNGLKKNPNWLEEYHPKLIKNKSGKIFVETKFSKLIGRPPLLVPGMTPCTVSPDFVAATTNAGYTIELAGGGYFSAAGMTAAIDSVVSQIEKGSTFGINLIYVNPFMLQWGVPLIKELRAKGYPIQFLTIGAGVPSLEVASEYIETLGLKYLGLKPGSIDAISQVINIAKAHPNFPIALQWTGGRGGGHHSFEDAHTPMLQMYSKIRRHPNIMLIFGSGFGSADDTYPYLTGEWSTKFDYPPMPFDGFLFGSRVMIAKEVKTSPDAKKCIAACTGVTDDKWEQTYKKPTGGIVTVRSEMGEPIHKIATRGVMLWKEFDETIFNLPKNKLLPALEEKKDYIISRLNADFQKPWFATVNGEARDLATMTYEEVAKRLVELMFIRSTNSWFDVTWRTFTGDFLRRVEERFTKSKTLSLVQSYSLLNKPDEAIEKVFKAYPAAKEQFLNAQDIDHFLSMCQNPMQKPVPFVPVLDRRFEIFFKKDSLWQSEHLEAVVDQDVQRTCILHGPVAAQFTKVIDEPIKSIMDGIHDGHIKKLLHQYYNGDESKIPAVEYFGGESPVDVQSSVDSSSVSEDSAIFRASSSTSEESWFNALAGSEINWRHASFLCSFITQDKMFVSNPIRKVFKPSQGMVVEISNGNTSSKTVVTLSESVQGELKPTVILKLLEDNMIQMEMIENRTMDGKAVSLPLLYNFNPDNGFAPISEVMENRNQRIKEMYWKLWIDEPFNLDFDPRDVIKGKDFEITAKEVYDFTHAVGNNCEDFVSRPDRTMLAPMDFAIVVGWRAIIKAIFPNTVDGDLLKLVHLSNGYKMIPGAKPLQVGDVVSTTAVIESVVNQPTGKIVDVVGTLSRKGKPVMEVTSSFFYRGNYTDFENTFQKTVEPVYQMHIRTSKDIAVLRSKEWFQLDDEDFELLNKTLTFETETEVTFKNANIFSSVKCFGPIKVELPTKETVEIGIVDYEAGASHGNPVVDFLKRNGSTLEQKVNLENPIPIAVLDSYTPSTNEPYARVSGDLNPIHVSRHFASYANLPGTITHGMFSSASVRALIENWAADSVSSRVRGYTCQFVDMVLPNTALKTSIQHVGMINGRKLIKFETRNDEDVVVLTGEAEIEQPVTTFVFTGQGSQEQGMGMDLYKTSKAAQDVWNRADNHFKNTYGFSILDIVINNPVNLTIHFGGEKGKKIRENYSAMIFETIVDGKLKTEKIFKEINEHSTSYTFKSEKGLLSATQFTQPALTLMEKAAFEDLRSKGLIPADATFAGHSLGEYAALASLADVMSIESLVEVVFYRGMTMQVAVPRDELGRSNYGMIAINPGRVAASFSQEALQYVVERVGKRTGWLVEIVNYNVENQQYVAAGDLRALDTVTNVLNFIKLQKIDIIELQKSLSLEEVEGHLFEIIDEVSKKSAVKPRPLKLERGFACIPLVGISVPFHSTYLMNGVKPFKSFLKKNIIKENVKVARLAGKYIPNLTAKPFQVTKEYFQDVYDLTGSEPIKEIIDNWEKYEQS; this is translated from the coding sequence ATGGATTCTTATTCCACAAGACCACTAACCCTATCTCACGGTTCTTTAGAACACGTGCTTCTGGTGCCAACCgcttcatttttcattgcttCGCAATTACAAGAACAATTCAATAAGATTTTGCCCGAACCCACCGAGGGGTTTGCTGCAGATGACGAGCCCACTACTCCTGCTGAACTAGTGGGGAAATTCCTTGGCTACGTATCTTCTTTGGTCGAACCTTCCAAGGTCGGTCAATTCGATCAAGTCTTGAACCTTTGCTTGACAGAATTCGAAAACTGTTATCTAGAAGGCAATGATATTCATGCTTTGGCTGCTAAATTATTACAGGAAAACGACACAACATTAGTAAAGACCAAAGAATTAATTAAAAACTATATTACCGCTAGAATAATGGCTAAAAGACCATTTGacaagaaatcaaattcttctcttttcaagGCCGTCAGTGAGAATAGCGCGCAATTGGTAGCTATTTTTGGTGGTCAAGGTAACACCGATGATTACTTTGAGGAATTGCGTGACCTCTATCAAACATATCACGTATTAGTGGGTGATTTAATTAAATTCTCCGCTGAGACTTTAAGTGAACTGATCAGAACCACTTTAGATGCTGAAAAGGTCTTTACTCAAGGTTTAAACATATTGGAATGGTTAGAAACCCCTTCAAATACCCCAGACAAGGACTACTTACTTTCTATTCCAATCTCATGTCCCTTAATTGGTGTCATTCAATTAGCTCACTATGTCGTTACTGCTAAGCTTTTGGGTTTCACTCCAGGTGAGTTAAGATCTTACTTAAAAGGTGCTACAGGTCATTCCCAAGGTTTGGTTACCGCTGTCGCCATAGCTGAGACAGATTCCTGGGAATCCTTTTTCGTTTCCGTAAGAAAAGCAATCACTGTATTATTCTTCATAGGTGTTCGTTGTTACGAAGCTTATCCAAACACTTCCTTGCCACCATCAATTTTGGAAGattctttggaaaacaatgaaGGTGTCCCATCTCCAATGTTATCCATTTCCAACTTAACTCAAGAACAAGTTCAAGACTACGTAAATAAAACTAATTCTCATTTGCCAGCAGGTAAACAagttgaaatttctttagTCAATGGTGCTAAGAATTTAGTCGTATCGGGCCCACCACAATCACTATACGGTTTAAACTTAACTTTAAGAAAGGCCAAGGCCCCATCTGGGTTAGACCAATCAAGAATTCCATTTAGcgaaagaaaattgaagtTCTCTAATAGGTTCTTACCTGTTGCATCACCATTCCATTCCCATCTATTGGTTCCAGCTTCAGATTTGATTAACAAAGATTTAATTAAAAACAATGTCTGCTTCAACGCCAAAGATATTCAGATCCCAGTTTACGACACTTTTGACGGTTCTGACCTAAGAGTTCTTTCAGGTTCTATTTCAGAGAGAATCGTCGATTGCATCATTAGGTTACCTGTTAAATGGGAAACCACCACACAATTCAAAGCCACTCACATATTAGACTTTGGTCCAGGTGGTGCTTCTGGTTTAGGTGTGTTGACTCATCGTAATAAGGATGGTACTGGTGTTCGTGTTATCGTTGCTGGTACGCTGGACATCAATCCAGAAGATGATTATGGGttcaaacaagaaatcTTCGACGTCACTAGTAAtggtttgaagaaaaatccAAATTGGTTGGAGGAGTACCATCCAAAATTGATTAAAAACAAATCAGGCAAAATTTTTGTCGAAACtaaattttctaaattaATTGGTAGACCTCCATTATTGGTTCCTGGTATGACACCATGTACTGTTTCACCGGATTTCGTTGCCGCTACCACCAATGCTGGTTACACCATCGAATTAGCAGGTGGTGGTTATTTTTCTGCAGCAGGTATGACTGCCGCCATTGACTCTGTAGTTTCGCAAATAGAAAAGGGTAGCACTTTCGGTATCAACTTAATTTACGTCAATCCATTCATGTTGCAATGGGGTGTTCCATTAATCAAGGAACTAAGAGCCAAGGGTTATCCAATTCAATTCTTGACGATTGGTGCTGGTGTTCCATCATTGGAAGTTGCTAGTGAGTACATAGAAACATTGGGCTTGAAATATCTGGGTTTGAAACCAGGTTCCATCGATGCTATTTCACAAGTTATAAACATTGCTAAAGCTCATCCAAATTTCCCAATAGCTTTACAATGGACTGGTGGTAGAGGTGGTGGTCACCATTCTTTCGAAGATGCCCACACTCCAATGTTGCAGATGTATTCCAAGATCAGAAGACATCCAAACATCATGTTGATTTTCGGTTCCGGTTTCGGCTCCGCTGACGATACTTACCCATACTTAACTGGTGAATGGTCCACAAAATTCGATTATCCACCAATGCCATTTGATGGTTTCCTCTTCGGTTCTAGAGTTATGATTGCAAAGGAAGTTAAAACCTCACCTGATGCCAAGAAATGTATTGCGGCTTGTACCGGTGTTACCGATGATAAATGGGAACAAACTTACAAGAAGCCAACTGGTGGTATTGTGACTGTTCGCTCTGAAATGGGTGAACCAATCCACAAAATTGCCACTCGTGGTGTTATGTTGTGGAAggaatttgatgaaaccATATTCAACTTGCCAAAGAATAAGTTATTGCCAGccttggaagaaaagaaagattacATCATTTCAAGATTGAATGCTGATTTCCAAAAGCCATGGTTTGCTACCGTCAACGGTGAAGCTCGTGACCTAGCCACTATGACTTACGAAGAAGTTGCCAAAAGATTAGTTGAATTGATGTTCATCAGATCTACCAACTCTTGGTTTGATGTTACTTGGAGAACATTTACTGGTGATTTCCTACGTCGTGTCGAAGAACGTTTTACCAAAAGTAAGACTTTGTCTTTAGTACAATCTTACTCTCTATTGAACAAGCCTGATGaagctattgaaaaagttttcaagGCTTATCCTGCTGCTAAGGAACAATTCCTTAACGCACAAGATATTGATCACTTCTTAAGCATGTGCCAAAATCCAATGCAAAAGCCTGTACCATTTGTTCCAGTTTTAGACCgtagatttgaaattttctttaagaAGGATTCGTTGTGGCAATCTGAGCACTTGGAAGCTGTCGTTGATCAAGATGTTCAAAGAACGTGTATCTTACATGGTCCTGTTGCGGCACAATTCACCAAGGTCATCGATGAACCAATCAAAAGCATTATGGATGGCATTCATGACGGTCACATCAAGAAGTTATTGCATCAATACTACAATGGCGATGAATCAAAGATTCCAGCTGTTGAGTACTTCGGTGGTGAAAGCCCTGTGGATGTTCAAAGCTCTGtggattcttcttctgtatCTGAAGATTCTGCTATTTTCAGAGCATCCTCTTCTACTAGCGAGGAAAGTTGGTTCAATGCTTTAGCTGGTTCTGAAATTAACTGGAGACACGCAAGTTTCTTGTGTTCTTTTATCACTCAGGATAAAATGTTCGTTTCTAATCCAATTAGAAAGGTTTTCAAACCAAGTCAAGGTATGGTTGTCGAAATTTCTAACGGAAATACTTCTTCAAAGACAGTTGTCACTCTTTCAGAATCTGTTCAAGGTGAATTAAAGCCAACTGTTATATTAAAGTTGTTAGAGGATAACATGATTCAAATGGAAATGATTGAAAACAGAACCATGGATGGTAAGGCTGTTAGCTTGCCACTTTTATACAACTTCAATCCTGATAACGGGTTTGCCCCAATTTCTGAAGTTATGGAAAACAGAAACCAAAGAATCAAGGAAATGTACTGGAAGTTATGGATCGACGAACCTTTCAACTTGGATTTTGATCCTAGGGATGTCATCAAAGgtaaagattttgaaatcacTGCTAAAGAAGTTTATGATTTTACCCATGCTGTTGGAAACAATTGTGAAGATTTTGTCTCTAGACCCGATAGGACGATGTTGGCTCCAATGGACTTTGCTATTGTTGTTGGATGGAGAGCAATTATTAAGGCCATTTTCCCTAACACAGTTGATGGTGACTTATTGAAGTTGGTTCATTTATCTAACGGTTATAAAATGATCCCTGGCGCTAAGCCATTGCAAGTTGGTGATGTTGTTTCAACTACAGCCGTCATTGAATCTGTCGTGAACCAACCTACAGGAAAGATTGTCGATGTTGTAGGCACTTTATCCAGAAAAGGTAAGCCAGTTATGGAAGTTACCTCCTCTTTCTTCTACAGAGGCAACTACACCGACTTTGAAAACACATTCCAAAAGACTGTTGAACCTGTTTACCAAATGCATATCAGAACCTCTAAAGATATTGCGGTCTTGCGCTCTAAGGAATGGTTCCAATTGGACgatgaagattttgaactGCTCAATAAAACTTTGACCTTTGAAACTGAAACTGAGGTAACTTTTAAGAATGCTAATATCTTCTCTTCAGTGAAATGTTTTGGTCCAATCAAAGTGGAATTACCAACTAAAGAAACCGTAGAGATCGGTATTGTTGATTATGAAGCCGGTGCTTCTCACGGTAACCCAGTTGTTGACTTCTTGAAGAGAAATGGTTCTACTTTGGAGCAAAAAGTTAACTTGGAAAATCCTATTCCAATTGCCGTCCTTGATTCATACACTCCAAGTACCAATGAACCATACGCTAGAGTTTCTGGTGATTTGAACCCAATTCATGTTTCACGTCATTTTGCTTCTTACGCAAACTTGCCAGGTACCATTACACATGGTATGTTTTCGTCTGCATCTGTCCGTGCCTTGATTGAGAACTGGGCTGCCGACAGTGTTTCATCCAGAGTACGCGGTTACACTTGTCAATTTGTTGACATGGTTTTGCCTAACACAGCTTTGAAAACATCTATTCAACATGTTGGTATGATTAACGGTAGAAAGTTGATTAAATTTGAAACCAGAAATGACGAAGACGTTGTTGTTTTGACCGGTGAAGCTGAAATTGAGCAACCCGTTACTACTTTTGTGTTCACTGGTCAAGGTTCTCAAGAGCAAGGTATGGGTATGGACTTATACAAGACATCTAAAGCTGCCCAAGACGTTTGGAATAGAGCTGACAACCATTTCAAGAACACTTATGGGTTCTCTATCTTAGATATTGTTATTAACAATCCTGTCAACTTAACCATCCATTTCGGTGGTGAAAAGGGTAAAAAGATCAGGGAGAATTATTCTGCTATGATTTTCGAAACTATTGTTGATGGAAAATTGAAGACtgaaaaaatcttcaaagaaatcaatgaGCATAGCACTTCTTACACATTTAAATCTGAAAAAGGTTTGTTGTCTGCTACTCAGTTCACTCAACCTGCTTTAACTTTAATGGAAAAGGCTGCCTTCGAAGATTTGAGATCTAAAGGTTTAATTCCAGCTGATGCTACTTTTGCTGGTCACTCTTTAGGTGAATATGCTGCGTTAGCCTCTTTAGCTGATGTTATGTCTATCGAATCACTAGTTGAAGTGGTGTTCTACAGAGGTATGACCATGCAAGTTGCTGTTCCAAGAGATGAATTGGGTAGATCTAACTATGGTATGATTGCTATTAACCCAGGTAGAGTTGCTGCATCGTTTTCTCAGGAAGCTTTGCAATATGTTGTTGAGAGAGTCGGTAAGAGAACTGGTTGGTTGGTTGAAATCGTCAACTATAACGTTGAAAACCAACAATATGTCGCTGCTGGTGATCTAAGAGCCTTAGACACTGTTACTAACGTTTTGAACTTTATCAAATTGCAAAAGATTGATATCATAGAACTTCAAAAGTCCTTGTCCTTGGAAGAAGTTGAAGGTCATTTGTTTGAAATCATTGATGAAGTTTCTAAGAAATCTGCCGTCAAACCTCGCCCACTCAAACTGGAAAGAGGTTTTGCTTGTATCCCATTAGTAGGTATTTCCGTTCCTTTCCATTCTACTTACTTGATGAATGGTGTCAAGCCATTCAAGAgtttcttgaagaagaatatcatAAAGGAAAATGTGAAGGTTGCTAGATTAGCTGGCAAGTATATTCCAAACTTGACCGCAAAACCATTCCAAGTTACTAAGGAATACTTCCAAGATGTTTATGATTTGACTGGCTCCGAACCTATCAAGGAAATCATTGACAACTGGGAAAAATATGAACAATCCTGA
- the LOT5 gene encoding Lot5p (similar to Saccharomyces cerevisiae LOT5 (YKL183W); ancestral locus Anc_4.281) yields the protein MMEKKPKCQIARIKPSIENVIPYNHFKKTQPRFNGNFSALNNEEYIILFGGGRDLILGSLTPCSSTHLSNQADSEDPNEYGTDLFILNSCIVIWFNGLGYGLEIPYSSVLYHASRRLSDGREGLRLEILLTLERDEVLDMLYQSLAPPASQFEGEDAHGFTVRSVELTIRPKYSIYDRHYNNEIETLFTFENFGVNRGDDLVNNCNEALAVCMDLHGSDVQDQDQGQYQDLDMASDGAQDLNATYSGLGDTLHGQPVYQNDGLADDLDGDLLMDNVVSKGGPEASMSMEFYANQNLAGKKNLRDE from the coding sequence AtgatggaaaagaaaccaaaatgTCAAATTGCAAGGATAAAACCATCGATCGAAAACGTTATACCGTACAATCATTTCAAGAAGACGCAACCACGATTCAACGGTAACTTTTCCGCACtgaataatgaagaatacATAATACTATTTGGCGGGGGCCGAGACTTAATACTTGGCTCCTTGACACCTTGTTCAAGTACTCACCTATCCAACCAAGCCGACTCAGAAGACCCTAACGAATATGGCACAGACCTGTTTATACTCAACAGCTGCATTGTCATTTGGTTTAATGGGCTAGGATATGGGCTGGAAATTCCATACAGTAGCGTCTTGTACCATGCATCGAGACGGCTGTCGGATGGAAGAGAAGGGCTTCGACTAGAGATCTTGCTGACTTTGGAAAGAGACGAAGTACTGGACATGCTCTACCAAAGTCTTGCGCCACCGGCCAGTCAATTCGAAGGGGAAGACGCCCATGGCTTCACCGTGCGCAGCGTAGAACTGACCATCAGGCCCAAATATTCAATATACGATCGCCACTATAACAACGAAATCGAAACGCTTTTCACTTTCGAAAACTTCGGCGTGAACAGGGGCGATGACCTGGTAAACAATTGTAACGAAGCACTAGCCGTATGCATGGACCTACACGGTAGCGACGTACAAGATCAAGACCAAGGCCAATACCAAGATCTGGACATGGCATCTGACGGTGCGCAAGATCTCAACGCCACGTACTCTGGCTTAGGAGACACCCTCCATGGGCAACCCGTATACCAGAACGATGGGCTGGCAGACGACCTAGACGGGGATCTCCTTATGGACAACGTGGTCTCTAAGGGTGGTCCCGAAGCAAGTATGTCTATGGAATTCTACGCAAATCAAAATCTTGCTGGCAAAAAGAACCTCAGAGACGaatga